From a region of the Tachysurus fulvidraco isolate hzauxx_2018 chromosome 5, HZAU_PFXX_2.0, whole genome shotgun sequence genome:
- the ptger3 gene encoding prostaglandin E2 receptor EP3 subtype — protein sequence MTSKCESDLPSNSSGDAMLVSNASKPARDPAGESSRSATCGSVSIAFPITMMVTGMVGNFLAILLVYSAYRRKENRRKQSFLLCIGSLALTDLFGQLLTSPIVISVYRAELQWERVDVSGTLCPFFGVCMTTFGLCSLFFASAMAVERALAITAPHWYSNSMKTTVTKHVLVTIWCLVLCFALLPIIGVGKYTVQWPGTWCFISTGDTNVSGNTFFVVTFAALGISSLLVTFSCNVVTIRALVARCRVKPSASQWSKQWERLTTETVIQLMGIMCVLLVCWSPLLILMLKMISNHTSSHHCKPLANPLMPSRDLQMDCNFFLTAIRLASLNQILDPWVYLLLREILLRKFCQVANAVSNCSLDGQKETKKETAPDAAKNPSKENDESKKLSSPDPSGSAQA from the exons ATGACATCCAAATGTGAATCCGATCTACCTTCGAACAGTTCAGGAGACGCAATGCTGGTGTCGAACGCATCCAAACCCGCGCGTGATCCTGCGGGTGAAAGCAGCAGGAGCGCGACGTGCGGCTCAGTGTCCATCGCCTTCCCCATCACCATGATGGTGACGGGGATGGTGGGCAACTTCCTGGCCATCCTGTTGGTCTACAGTGCGTACAGACGAAAAGAGAACAGACGGAAACAGTCGTTTTTGCTGTGCATCGGCTCTCTGGCGCTGACTGATCTGTTCGGACAGCTTCTTACGAGCCCGATTGTCATTTCTGTGTACAGAGCGGAGCTGCAATGGGAGCGCGTCGACGTGTCCGGGACCCTGTGCCCGTTCTTTGGCGTGTGCATGACTACTTTCGGCTTGTGTTCGCTGTTCTTTGCGAGCGCAATGGCTGTGGAAAGGGCTCTAGCCATCACCGCGCCTCACTGGTACTCCAACAGCATGAAGACCACCGTCACCAAGCACGTGCTCGTCACCATTTGGTGCCTGGTGCTGTGCTTCGCCCTGTTGCCCATCATTGGTGTCGGGAAGTACACTGTGCAGTGGCCTGGCACGTGGTGCTTCATCAGCACCGGCGACACCAACGTCAGTGGGAACACGTTTTTCGTCGTGACCTTCGCCGCACTCGGGATCTCTTCGCTGCTCGTCACCTTCTCCTGTAACGTGGTGACCATCCGTGCGCTAGTGGCGCGCTGCAGAGTCAAACCCAGCGCGTCTCAGTGGTCCAAACAGTGGGAGAGGCTGACAACTGAGACGGTCATCCAGCTCATGGGAATCATGTGTGTGCTGCTCGTCTGCTGGTCTCCTTTACTG ATCCTTATGTTGAAGATGATCTCCAACCACACGTCTTCTCACCACTGCAAACCCTTAGCAAATCCTCTCATGCCCAGCCGGGACTTACAGATGGACTGCAACTTCTTCCTGACTGCCATTCGCCTGGCCTCGCTCAATCAGATCCTGGACCCATGGGTTTACCTGCTCCTCAGAGAGATCCTCCTGAGGAAGTTCTGCCAGGTGGCCAACGCTGTGTCCAACTGTTCTTTGGATGGACAGAAAGAGACTAAGAAAGAAACAGCTCCAGACGCTGCAAAGAATCCAAGCAAGGAGAATGACGAGTCTAAGAAACTGTCT
- the zranb2 gene encoding zinc finger Ran-binding domain-containing protein 2, translated as MSGKSFRVSDGDWICPDKKCGNVNFARRTSCNRCGREKTTEAKLMKAGGTEIGKTLAEKSRGLFSANDWQCKTCGNVNWARRSECNMCNTPKYAKLEERTGYGGGFNERENLVYNEREESDGEYDEFGRIKKKFRGKNKDNEKKGEPEKKEKKEVEEEQEEEEEEEEEEEDGDLSKYKLDDEDDDEDDGDLSKYDLDVSDEAKPSEKKGSGSGSSRSSSRSSSSSSRSRSRSRSRSRSSSSSRSRSRSRSRSRSSSRSGKGSASSRKRSHSSSPSPDRGQKRSRSRSSSGGRKKRRSRSQSSERGRVSSGSSGSGSSSQKK; from the exons ATGTGGAAATGTGAATTTTGCCAGAAGAACAAGCTGTAACCGATGTGGAAGAG AGAAAACGACAGAGGCGAAGCTGATGAAGGCCGGAGGAACGGAGATCGGGAAGACTCTGGCTGAGAAGAGCAGGGGACTATTTAGCGCCAACGACTGGCAGTGCAAAAC GTGTGGAAATGTAAACTGGGCCAGAAGGTCAGAGTGTAACATGTGCAACACCCCTAAATACGCCAAACTTGAGGAACGGACAG GATACGGTGGCGGTTTCAACGAAAGAGAGAATTTGGTTTACAACGAGAGAGAAGAATCGGACGGCGAATACGACGAG TTTGGTCGCATAAAGAAAAAGTTTCGAGGGAAAAACAAGGACAACGAAAAGAAGGGAGAaccagaaaagaaagagaagaaggaggtggaggaagagcaggaggaagaagaagaggaggaggaggaggaagaagatggCGATCTTTCAAAATACAAACTTGAT gATGAGGACGACGATGAAGACGACGGCGATTTGTCTAAGTACGATCTCGACGTGAGCGACGAGGCGAAACCGTCTGAGAAGAAAGGCAGCGGCTCGGGTTCTTCTCGCTCGTCGTCTCGCTCGTCCAGCTCCAGCTCCCGCTCTCGGTCCAGGTCCAG ATCCCGGTCCAGGAGCTCATCCAGTTCCAGGTCGCGCTCTCGCTCGAGGTCTCGCTCAAG ATCCAGCTCCCGCTCTGGGAAAGGCTCCGCCTCCTCGAGAAAGAGGTCTCACTCGTCCTCGCCGTCTCCTGACCGAGGCCAGAAGAGAAGCCGCTCCAGATCCTCCTCTGGCGGACGCAAAAAAAGACGCTCTCGCTCCCAGTCGTCCGAAAG GGGGCGTGTCTCATCCGGATCTTCTGGTTCTGGCTCCAGCTCACAAAAGAAATGA